In Solanum pennellii chromosome 3, SPENNV200, a single window of DNA contains:
- the LOC107014737 gene encoding cyclic dof factor 1: MREVKEPEIKLFGKKIFLPENGMILPVIVTGEDSDVGKSMSASEVVTADESSTGSDRDPCLVDKEGNSSQQDESDDGSEYEKDEADKDRMTRELSEAKLEEKDQNLMMEESENLKSPSVNKTKTHTIDDDSPTVKSSKTEDDQNDASNSQQKTLKKPDKILPCPRCNSMDTKFCYYNNYNVNQPRHFCKSCQRYWTAGGTMRNVPVGAGRRKNKNSASHCRHIMISEALEAARIDPPNGFSHPVFKPNGTVLSFGPDLPLCDSMASVLNLAENKTPNGIRNGLYRPENPSGIGGENGDDCSSGSSVTTSNSMAEGVKNCPPEAVMQTINAFPSPVPCLPGVPWPIPYAAVPFPAISPTGYPMPFCPPPYWNCNVPGPWSLPWLTPPSPTANQKGSVSAPNSPLGKHSRDGELLKPNNPEGQKNSEGSVLVPKTLRIDDPDEAAKSSIWSTLGIKYDSVSRGGLFKSLQPKNSEKDHPTTTSPSLQVNPAAFSRSLSFQERV, encoded by the exons ATGAGGGAAGTGAAAGAACCAGAGATTAAGCTATTCGGAAAGAAAATTTTCTTGCCTGAGAATGGAATGATACTACCGGTAATAGTCACCGGTGAAGATTCCGATGTCGGAAAATCTATGAGTGCAAGTGAGGTTGTTACTGCTGATGAAAGTAGTACCGGGTCGGATCGTGATCCATGTTTAGTGGATAAGGAAGGAAACAGTTCTCAGCAGGATGAATCAGATGATGGAAGTGAATACGAAAAGGATGAGGCTGATAAG GATCGAATGACAAGAGAGCTTAGTGAAGCTAAACTAGAGGAGAAAGACCAAAATCTAATGATGGAAGAATCAGAAAATCTCAAGTCTCCATCAGTAAACAAGACTAAAACTCATACTATTGATGATGACTCCCCCACAGTGAAATCTTCCAAGACTGAGGATGATCAGAATGATGCATCGAATTCCCAGCAGAAAACTCTGAAGAAGCCAGATAAAATTCTCCCCTGCCCTCGTTGCAATAGTATGGATACGAAATTCTGTTATTACAATAATTACAATGTCAATCAGCCTCGTCATTTCTGCAAGAGTTGCCAGAGATATTGGACTGCTGGGGGTACTATGAGGAATGTGCCTGTGGGAGCTGGTCGTCGCAAGAACAAGAACTCTGCATCGCATTGTCGTCACATCATGATTTCTGAAGCCCTTGAAGCTGCAAGAATTGATCCTCCGAACGGATTTTCTCATCCAGTGTTCAAACCCAATGGAACTGTCCTATCGTTTGGTCCTGACTTGCCACTGTGCGACTCTATGGCCTCTGTTTTGAATCTTGCTGAGAATAAGACACCAAATGGGATCCGAAATGGTTTATATAGACCAGAAAATCCGTCTGGCATTGGTGGAGAAAATGGGGATGACTGCTCTAGTGGATCTTCAGTCACCACTTCAAATTCAATGGCGGAAGGAGTTAAAAACTGCCCCCCTGAGGCAGTTATGCAAACTATAAATGCCTTCCCATCTCCAGTTCCTTGCCTCCCAGGGGTACCTTGGCCTATTCCATACGCTGCTGTTCCTTTCCCTGCCATTAGCCCTACTGGATATCCTATGCCATTCTGTCCTCCACCTTATTGGAATTGCAATGTGCCTGGTCCATGGAGTCTTCCTTGGTTAACTCCACCATCACCAACAGCAAACCAAAAAGGATCAGTCTCTGCTCCTAATTCGCCTTTAGGGAAGCATTCAAGGGATGGTGAGTTGCTTAAACCAAACAACCCCGAGGGTCAAAAGAACTCAGAGGGGTCTGTTTTAGTACCAAAAACATTGCGAATAGATGATCCTGATGAAGCTGCAAAGAGTTCTATATGGTCAACACTGGGAATCAAGTACGACTCCGTTAGCAGGGGAGGTCTTTTCAAGTCCTTGCAACCGAAAAACAGTGAGAAGGATCACCCTACCACTACCTCCCCGTCTTTGCAGGTTAATCCTGCAGCCTTCTCTAGGTCCCTCAGCTTCCAGGAGAGAGTATAA